From Penicillium digitatum chromosome 5, complete sequence, one genomic window encodes:
- a CDS encoding Coiled-coil domain-containing protein 25, whose protein sequence is MVFYFTSTVVDPSAFIYVGKDKYENEDLIKYGLDNDVWVGETWDNIAQPLLEDCAQLTKANSIEGNKKDNITVIYTPWSNLKKDGSMAAGQVTFHNHKLVRKVYVKQRENPIVNRLNKTRVEKYPDLRAEKEEDTKKKQRGDRKARDEQRAKEKKKQQEYEQLKWQKDHAYDDMFTDENLEASNNQDRDENFLDDFM, encoded by the exons ATGGTTTTCTATTTCACATCGACTGTCGTCGACCCTTCCGCCTTTATCTATGTGGGCAAGGATAAATACGAGA ACGAGGATCTCATAAAATATGGATTGGACAATGATGTCTG GGTTG GCGAGACGTGGGACAACATTGCCCAGCCGCTTTTAGAGGATTGCGCCCAGCTTACAAAAGCGAACTCCATTGAAG gaaacaaaaaagatAACATCACTGTTATCTACACACCATGGTCAAACCTAAAGAAAGACGGGTCAATGGCGGCCGGTCAAGTCACATTCCATAATCACAAGCTGGTCCGCAAGGTTTATGTTAAGCAGCGTGAGAACCCAATCGTCAACCGTTTGAATAAGACCCGAGTCGAGAAATATCCGGATCTCCGAGCTGAGAAGGAAGAGGACAcaaagaagaagcagcgCGGTGACCGCAAGGCCCGAGATGAACAGCGTGcgaaggagaaaaagaaacagcAAGAGTACGAACAGCTCAAGTGGCAGAAAGATCATGCGTATGATGATATGTTCACGGACGAGAATTTGGAGGCTAGCAACAACCAGGACCGTGATGAGAATTTCCTCGACGACTTCATGTGA
- a CDS encoding Coiled-coil domain-containing protein 25 — MPNLPLSRSWPEIRQALEHARECEYGPMNTQSAAVLEAAITELWNRIQAQPDSYVLTPDEFALFNYFLTTRYRGSPVAQRAVARFWNNYQGTTNCDGVAN, encoded by the coding sequence ATGCCCAACCTTCCTCTATCTAGAAGCTGGCCGGAGATTCGACAGGCCCTAGAACACGCTCGGGAATGCGAATATGGCCCCATGAATACCCAATCCGCCGCCGTCCTGGAGGCGGCTATTACCGAACTCTGGAATCGCATCCAGGCCCAACCAGATAGCTATGTGCTCACGCCAGACGAGTTCGCTCTGTTCAATTACTTCCTCACTACGCGCTACCGCGGCTCGCCCGTGGCCCAGAGAGCCGTGGCCCGTTTCTGGAACAATTACCAAGGAACCACGAATTGCGATGGTGTAGCCAACTAG